gtatggtaagattgagcgtggactatcgaatgaaacaatgtgctccaacgctagtctaagtctctaacataccttttacctacaactgtacggaacgtaacaaacctccaggcaaagaacttggtattctgttctaattccccgtggtaaacacagtcaacgaatgcggaaggagcattcatatgttatgcagtgtcttaggagagatactctagatttagcattcatctacagctacggtaactgttgtgtttaaatagcggttaacctttccttttccttatGTActcaggcatgcaataccaatcagataacaactgaagctagactccatgttacacttactaaaatgggattcctaggttgatataaactacctttttctggggagtatatactacgagttggactactggtttagatcttgaaggtctttgtttaccggatccaagttctcttgtgcttttcatgaccatcatgttaagtgcattagcagagcatagttaagatgataactattgtggatatagaaccaattgaacaccatgtattaatataacaaagataatcagggtaatctggtatccttcttggcataacgttgtgtagttatatgaagcgtacattccttaatatctggaacaatagattatggttaggtagtggaacaaggagagcgtctgttgtacatcaacactagatacaaggaacttgacaagcattaatagatttatataaacgacaaggacatgagtctactggattttataatacagggttgaactgtgtaaagatcattgtgttatggttctatcacaaaccattgagattacgaagttatggttttgggctcgtgagtgtctctcaataactagctgagtgcttgtacgataattatatcaatgcagtaccaattaaggcgtgtagcatctcctatgctccttaacatcacagctatgtcgaattatcgcacccagataactccataccagtgaaccggtttgtaactccgcttcatatcgtacctgaatggtactttttagcatattatgcggtgttaaaagtaatcccatccaaaaccggtggtttgttagtatttatgtcctctctcattaacttagctcttttatctgaaattcgagctttgaatactcgaatgttgatacgacaacattttatgactcgaaatgtagtcagtggatgggtaattatttgggtatacagtatgatcttcttg
The window above is part of the Besnoitia besnoiti strain Bb-Ger1 chromosome Unknown contig00084, whole genome shotgun sequence genome. Proteins encoded here:
- a CDS encoding cytochrome b (encoded by transcript BESB_081140), encoding MVLGSYVELSHPDNSIPVNRFVTPLHIVPEWYFLAYYAVLKVIPSKTGGLLVFMSSLINLALLSEIRALNTRMLIRQHFMTRNVVSGWVIIWVYSMIFLIIIGSAIPQATYILYGRLATIVYLTTGLVLCLY